One stretch of Tenacibaculum sp. MAR_2010_89 DNA includes these proteins:
- a CDS encoding GH92 family glycosyl hydrolase, translating to MKPSIKFPFLLSLFLLGISCQKKSTDNIVESKSNIDFTKYVNPTIGTSKMGHVFPGATAPFGMVQLSPQTNFEVMFNKDGSYNKETYEYCAGYQYKDSTIIGFAHTNFSGTGHADLGDFLVMPTTGNLVLDPLKKADNSKGFYSTFSHTKEKASPGYYSVNLDSYGIKAELTASERVGFHQYTFPKSEDSHIILDLVYNVYHHNNKNVWTFIRVENDTLVTGYRQTKGWARTKKVFFAMQFSKPFKSYGHKKYNKETYDGFYRRFKQNKNFPEMAGKDIRAYFNFNTEEGEKINIKFALSPVSTNGALNNLKTEIPHWDFNKVREKTKANWNKELQKIEVETLTENDKTTFYTALYHTNLSPILYEDVDGKYRGLDQNIYTSDGFTNYTIFSLWDTYRALHPLYNITQPKRNNDMIKSMLAHHDQSVHKMLPIWSHYANENWCMIGYHATSVIADAMVKNVGDFNKNHALKASTNTATVKYFDGIGEYMKYKYVPDDKSHSSVSKTLEYAYNDWCIAQVAKKTGDISIEKEYLSRSEYYKNVYDSSIGFMRPRLTNGSFRENFDPMDTHGQGFIEGNAWNYGLYVPQNIDEMIKMMGGKEKFSKQLDELFTTEIDDKYIANHEDITRDGIIGNYVHGNEPGHHIPYLYNWTGHPEKTQKRVRMIMNSMYAPSVEGLCGNDDAGQMSAWYIFSSLGFYPVTPGSPYYAIGSPNIKNATIHLENGKTLKITVKKQSKENVFVKNVLVNGKKLESFLLSHHDITNGGEIIFEMSNQPNN from the coding sequence ATGAAACCTTCAATTAAATTCCCTTTTCTTTTAAGCTTATTTCTTTTAGGAATAAGTTGTCAAAAAAAATCAACAGATAATATTGTTGAGAGTAAATCAAATATAGATTTTACAAAATATGTGAATCCTACTATAGGAACCAGTAAAATGGGACATGTATTTCCTGGAGCAACTGCTCCTTTTGGAATGGTTCAACTAAGCCCTCAAACTAACTTTGAAGTAATGTTCAATAAAGATGGTTCATACAATAAAGAAACGTATGAATATTGTGCAGGATATCAATATAAAGATTCAACCATTATTGGTTTTGCTCACACTAACTTTAGTGGAACAGGTCATGCAGATTTGGGTGATTTTTTAGTAATGCCTACTACAGGTAATTTAGTACTAGATCCTTTAAAAAAGGCAGACAATTCTAAAGGTTTTTATTCTACATTTTCTCACACTAAAGAAAAAGCATCACCTGGTTACTATAGTGTAAATCTGGATAGCTATGGCATAAAAGCTGAATTAACAGCTAGCGAACGTGTTGGTTTTCATCAATATACTTTTCCAAAATCAGAAGATTCACATATTATTTTAGATTTAGTTTATAATGTATATCATCACAATAATAAAAATGTATGGACATTTATTCGTGTAGAAAATGATACGTTAGTAACTGGATACAGGCAAACTAAAGGATGGGCAAGAACTAAAAAAGTTTTCTTTGCTATGCAGTTTTCTAAGCCTTTTAAAAGTTATGGTCATAAGAAATACAATAAAGAAACTTATGATGGCTTTTATAGAAGGTTTAAACAAAATAAAAACTTTCCTGAAATGGCCGGAAAAGATATTAGAGCCTATTTTAATTTCAATACTGAAGAGGGTGAAAAAATAAATATAAAGTTTGCTTTGTCTCCAGTAAGTACTAATGGAGCTTTAAATAATTTAAAAACTGAAATACCACATTGGGATTTTAACAAAGTCAGAGAAAAAACTAAAGCTAATTGGAACAAAGAACTACAAAAAATTGAAGTAGAAACATTAACCGAAAATGATAAAACTACATTTTATACTGCTTTATATCATACCAACTTGTCACCTATTTTATATGAAGATGTAGACGGAAAATATCGTGGATTAGATCAAAACATTTATACTTCTGATGGTTTTACCAATTACACTATTTTTTCTCTTTGGGATACTTATAGGGCATTACATCCTTTATACAACATTACACAACCTAAGAGAAATAACGACATGATAAAATCAATGCTAGCCCATCATGATCAAAGTGTACATAAAATGCTACCTATTTGGAGCCATTATGCCAATGAAAATTGGTGTATGATTGGATATCATGCTACTTCAGTAATTGCAGATGCTATGGTTAAAAATGTAGGGGATTTTAACAAAAACCATGCTTTAAAAGCTTCAACTAATACGGCAACTGTAAAATATTTTGACGGCATTGGTGAATACATGAAATACAAATATGTTCCAGATGACAAAAGCCATTCTTCAGTCTCAAAAACATTAGAGTATGCTTATAATGATTGGTGTATTGCTCAAGTAGCTAAAAAAACTGGAGATATTAGTATTGAAAAAGAATACTTATCAAGATCAGAGTACTATAAAAATGTGTATGATTCTTCCATTGGTTTTATGAGACCAAGATTAACTAATGGTTCTTTTAGAGAAAATTTTGATCCAATGGACACTCATGGACAAGGATTTATTGAAGGAAACGCGTGGAACTATGGCTTATATGTACCACAAAATATAGATGAAATGATTAAAATGATGGGAGGAAAAGAAAAGTTTAGTAAACAATTAGATGAATTATTTACCACAGAAATTGATGATAAATACATAGCTAATCATGAAGACATAACTCGTGATGGAATTATAGGTAATTATGTACATGGTAATGAACCTGGGCATCATATTCCATACTTATATAATTGGACAGGGCATCCAGAAAAAACTCAAAAACGTGTTCGTATGATTATGAACAGTATGTATGCGCCCTCTGTAGAAGGGTTATGTGGGAATGATGATGCGGGTCAAATGAGTGCTTGGTATATATTTAGTAGCCTAGGGTTTTACCCCGTAACTCCTGGATCTCCTTATTATGCCATTGGTAGCCCTAACATTAAGAACGCTACAATTCATTTAGAAAATGGAAAAACATTAAAAATCACAGTAAAAAAACAAAGTAAAGAAAATGTATTTGTAAAAAATGTTTTGGTTAATGGTAAAAAACTAGAATCCTTTTTGCTTTCGCATCATGATATAACTAATGGTGGTGAAATAATTTTTGAAATGAGTAACCAACCTAATAACTAG
- a CDS encoding OmpA family protein — translation MSKKSIYLLGILLTIIIGSILYWYMCCTVCYAESCDSSKQKTQKTSNEEVSKPKTKHPTSLPFSIKDTRGNLAYEINENFNFNTSGFSIRDSVSTSLNNGISMIREYLNSDENKRLNITGYYMNDENNNSAFPNLGLARANSVKNYMVSQNISSKLINTYGELNNDLVANKNNILYGPLKFDIFTRTDEALKSDETLKKACETIKESPLLIYFKTGQASINLTPEQRQKFADISKCVDKLGVIIQVTGHTDNTGNKDGNMKLGLDRANFIKTYLIKNGILSQNITVASEGQNTPISDNTTEEGRAKNRRIEITIN, via the coding sequence ATGAGTAAAAAATCAATTTATTTATTAGGTATTCTGCTAACCATTATTATTGGATCAATTTTATATTGGTATATGTGTTGTACTGTTTGCTATGCTGAAAGTTGCGATAGTTCTAAACAAAAAACCCAAAAAACAAGTAATGAAGAAGTAAGTAAACCTAAAACTAAGCACCCAACTTCACTACCTTTTAGTATTAAAGATACTCGTGGGAATTTAGCCTATGAAATCAATGAAAATTTCAATTTTAACACCTCCGGTTTTTCCATTCGTGACTCTGTATCTACTTCATTAAATAATGGGATTTCAATGATTAGAGAATATTTAAACTCAGATGAAAACAAACGCCTTAATATTACGGGGTATTATATGAATGATGAAAACAACAACTCAGCATTTCCTAACTTAGGGTTAGCTCGAGCTAACTCTGTTAAAAATTATATGGTTTCTCAAAATATTTCGTCAAAACTAATTAATACCTACGGAGAGTTAAATAATGATTTAGTCGCTAATAAAAACAACATTTTATATGGCCCTTTAAAGTTTGATATTTTTACAAGAACTGATGAGGCTTTAAAAAGTGATGAAACTCTAAAAAAAGCTTGTGAAACTATTAAAGAAAGCCCATTGCTTATATACTTTAAAACAGGGCAAGCAAGTATTAATTTAACTCCAGAACAGCGTCAAAAATTTGCTGATATCTCAAAATGTGTAGATAAATTAGGTGTCATAATTCAAGTTACTGGCCATACAGATAATACAGGAAATAAAGATGGGAATATGAAGTTAGGTTTGGATAGAGCTAACTTTATAAAAACATATTTAATTAAAAATGGGATTTTATCTCAAAATATAACTGTTGCTTCTGAAGGTCAAAATACTCCTATTTCAGATAACACAACTGAAGAAGGTAGAGCAAAAAACAGAAGAATTGAAATAACTATTAATTAA
- a CDS encoding ankyrin repeat domain-containing protein produces the protein MKKLLFTALIVLVSANTIKASNTIEAPIKTSVEYVKLSTFCEMIKQGNYESVKAFINNGTNINRKSMGLTPVMFAARYNKVKILKLLISNGAKLKTKSNKGYTALQYAKMSKANEAYEVLKGALEKN, from the coding sequence ATGAAAAAATTATTATTTACAGCATTAATCGTTCTTGTATCTGCTAACACAATTAAAGCATCTAACACAATAGAAGCACCTATAAAAACTTCTGTTGAATATGTAAAACTTAGTACGTTTTGCGAAATGATAAAACAAGGAAATTATGAAAGTGTAAAAGCTTTTATAAATAATGGAACAAACATCAATAGAAAATCTATGGGGTTAACTCCTGTAATGTTTGCAGCCAGGTATAATAAAGTAAAAATACTTAAGCTTTTAATAAGTAACGGAGCTAAGTTAAAAACAAAATCAAATAAAGGATATACTGCTTTACAGTATGCAAAAATGTCTAAGGCAAATGAGGCTTACGAAGTTTTAAAAGGAGCCTTAGAGAAAAACTAA